The genomic region CAATCCCGATCTCGGACCGAACGACGTCAAGCAAATCCTTCGCAGCACGGCCGACGACATCGGCAGCCGGGGCTGGGATCCGCAGACGACGAACGGCCGGGTGAATGCACGACGGGCGGTCGAGCAGGCGGCGTTCGGCTCCAGCGTGGTGGCGCGCATCACCCGTCCTCCGATGGACGCGGGTCTGGCCGATGATTTTGAAGTCTATGGCGAAGCGTGGGGCGGCGCCTTCCAGAGTTGGTCACTCTCCTATGGACTGGGAGAGAATCCCACCTCATGGGAGCGGGTGAATTCCGGTGAAGTACGAACCTATGGCGGGTTGCTTGGTGAAGTGCAGATTCCGACGGTTGACACGGTAATGATTCTTCAGCTTGAGGCGCGCGGCTTCGAGGGATCCCGGTCGGTGGACAACGTTCACCTGTACATTCAGAGAACGCCTCCCCGTGTGGATTCGACGCGTACGCGAGTCATGCTGGATCGGGACGGGTATGGACAGCTCGTGCAGGTATGGACAAATCAGATCGGCAATGCGAGCTTTCTCGTGACGAATGCCCGCGGTGACTCGCTGCGTCAGGACCTGGGATATGTGACTCGGGAACATGCCGGATTCCTGTCGCAGTGGGAGTACGACGGCGATTGGATGGTGCGAATTCGGCTTGAGAACATGGCCGGCTTGGTCACAATGACGGAGTCATTCCCGTTCGGAATTCACGATCCGCCATTCTCCTCCAATCTCTGGGCGACGACCGTAACCAGCCTGCATCAAGTGTCCTACTTGAGCAGTTTCCTCACCGATGCAGACTGTGACGGCAGGCCTGAGGTCTGGCGGTTGCCGATCGGGAGGCCGACGCTTCCCCGGGATATGGACGTTTGGGAGTGGACCGGTACCGACTTCGTTGTATTGCCGCTCCGATACGGTGTCCACGTGCCGCAGGCGGTTGGGGATGCCGATGGGGACGGTCTTCTCGAAATGATGGGTGACCGCTCCGAGATCACCCGCATTTGGGAACAGAGAAACACCTGTGACATTTTGGATACGCTCGTTTTCGAGGACACCACCCGTTTCGTCGGCGGCGGATTTCTCGATCTTGATGTGACGGATGGCCACGGCGAGATTGTCGCAGAGGTGTTTACGGATGCCACCGGTTTCCGCCGGCCACGCTTCGTGATCTTCGCCGTGGACGCCAATTACACGTTGACCGCGATAGACACAATCCCCAACGAGACCTATGGCGACAATTCGCTGGGGCCTCCGCGCTTGCTGGTGGGAGACTTGGACCGAGACGGACAGACCGATTTCCTTTATGGCGACTACGACGGGGACTTGATATTCTGCGAACGAGTGAACGGTCGCAGCGTTCAGAAATGGTCCTACCGTTTGCCGATGAACGACGCCACCAACTGGTTTGACTCGGGTGACTTCGATGGCGACGGTGAAAAAGAGATAGTGGCCGGATGTCGTTCGAGCGCCCTCGCGGCGACGGAAAGCACGAGACGGGGCTTGCACTGGGGATACTTCATTTTCGAGTGCGCCGGTGACGACCTGTTTACTCCGGTGGATTCTCTGTTCGTGCTGGGCAACGAAAATGTCATCACCCACCATGCTTCCGTGAACTCGGGCGACGTCAACGGTGACGGGCGGGATGAGATCTTGATATCGGCCTATCCGGATCAATACGTTGTGGCATGGGATCCCGCCAGCGGTCGCTACCTTCCGCAGTGGTACTATTGGCCGTCCGAATCCAACGTCTCGTTGGTGGCCGATCTCGACGGTGACGGCACCAGCGAGTTTCTCTTCAACGACGGCGAGCAGATTCTTCGCGCGGTTTCGACGACGATCTCGCAAGCGCGGCCCCGGCCGCCCTTCGCACTGGCCGGGGAGCCGCTGGGCCCGAGCACGCTTCATCTGTGGTGGCGGGCCGCGGCGAACGCCGACAGTTATCGCGTGTACCGAGCTCAAGTGCCTCCGGCTTTCCTACCGTTCAGCGTGACACTCGATACGCAAGTCGTCTTGGAGAATGTGCCGACGAACGAGTCTTTTGTTTATGCCGTCGCGACCGTCAGTTCGATGTATCCGAGTCCCGAGAGCGTTCTTTCCAATTACGTCACACTGGTTGCGAATGATCCGCCGACGGCGGAAGACACCGCCAAGTATTTCCTGCCGCATTTCGTGCATGTGCGATTCTCCGAGCCGATGGGAGCGGCGGCGCTCCGACAGGGAGGGTATCGGTTGGAAGACGGGAGGATGCCGGCGGTGGTGATGCCCGGCGAAGGCGGACGGCTGATCAGCCTGTCGTTCGACGGATTTTTCGACGTGGGTTGGCACACTCTGCAGCTGCGTGAACTGCGCGACGCACAGGGATCGTTGTTGCCTGCCGATGAGTCCCCCGTCGTGTTCGAAGTGATTGCCGCATCGAACGAATATCCGCGACTGCTTGCCAATTCCATTGCCGACGGCGTGAGGGCGACGTCCGTCGAACTGACGTTTTCGGAAGCCATGTCGCCGTCCGTATTGCAGGTGGTCAACTACACGATGAACCATCCGCGGCGGGTGGTGGCCGTGGATTCGCTCTCCACGATTCGCGATCGAGTTCGCCTTCATCTCGACGGCCGCTATCCCATCGGCGCGCTCGGGATCGTTGATACGCTGTGGTTGTCGAACATCACCTCGGATTCCGGAGTTCTGCTGAATGGCACGGGCAGCGCATGGATTCTTCTCGCCGACACCGTCAGCACGATTTCGGATGCTTACGTGTATCCCAATCCATACCGCGGCATCGGACCCGACGGACGAGGCGAGGGAGTGATGTTCGCGGGTCTTCCCGAAAAGGCGACGATTCGGATCTTCACGCTGCAAGGCGTGCAAGTCCGGAAGATTGAGCATATGAATCTCATCGGCGGCACGATATGGGATTTGACCAATGAGACGGGGAACAAGATTGCGAGCGGTGTGTATTTGTACACGATTGAGGCGGGCGACGAAAAGGTTCGCGGAAAACTTGCCGTTACGCGATGATGCAACCGTTTCTCATCGGACTCACGGGCGAGATCGGGGTCGGTAAGTCAACCGTCGCGCGCGCGCTGGCTGAACTTGGCGCGGAGATCGTCGTGGGCGACGAGTTGGGACGAAGCGCCCTCGAAGAATCCTTGGCCATACTGACGCGAATTCGCGAGCGGTTCGGCGGCGAAGTATTCGCGACCGATGGAAGTCTGAATCGGCGTGCACTCGGTAAGCGAGTTTTTTCCGCGGCGGAAGACGCGCGCTGGCTAACGGAGCTGACGTTTCCCGGTATTCACGCGCTATGGCGAGAGCAGGTGTCGCGCAGCCGGACGGACGTACTGGTTCTGGATGCCGCGCTCATTTTCGAATGGGGGATTGAGCGCGAGTTCGATCTGATCGTCCTGGTTTCCGCCGACAGTGAGAGCGTTCTTCATCGGATCGAGCGGAGTGGCCGGCTCTCGCGGCAGGAGATCCAGAGCCGGGTGGCCGCTCAACTTTCGGCGGACGTCAAACGGCAAAAAGCGGATATTGTCCTGACGAACAACGGAACGTTCGCCGAATTGCAGCATAGCGTGCGAGAACTATGGCAAGCACGGATTGAACCGGAAATACAGCGCAGGAGAAAGCAGAGGGATGATACACTTCGTTAGATTTGGCGCCGTTGTGGCCTTGCTGACGTGTATCGGTGTGGCCGCCGCCGACGAATACTCGGTTCTGGAATACATGAGCATCCATCGGGCCGAGAAACCAAGCTGGCAAGCGCTCGGAAGCGAGTTTGCCTATTTGACGAACATCAGCGGAATTCCTCAAGTGTGGCGAATTGCGTCGAGAACCGGATACCAGCACCAGCTCACGTTCGATACCTGCGGTGTGAGCGGATGCTGGTGGTCGCCGATGGATCCTTCCGTGATGGTCATCGCGACTCCGGCGGTTGGCGGTCCGTCGCGGCTCTACCGCATCAATCCTCAAGGCGGACAACCGTCGCTCATCGCGGGAGATGGCGTGAACCACTGTGAGTTCGGTTGCTGGGCGCCGGACGGATTGCGACTTGCCTATGTTGTGAGTTCTCCGAACCGTCCGCAGATTCAAGTCTCGGAATACTTGATTAGCGAGGCAAAGAGCGTCGTGCTGTTCGAGATGACCGGAATGTGCGTTCCCGTCAGCTACTCGCAAGACAACCAACTCGTCCTGATTGAGCGGAAACAATCCGTTCTGGATGGCGATCTGCTTCTCTATGACCGCGCTTCCGGTGATATTCGCGGGCTGACTCAACACAGTGGGAACATCCGGTTCAAGAGCCCCAAGTGGGACGCGAAGGCGGCGGGATTCTACTTCATGACGGACCAAGAGCGCGAGTTCATGGGACTGGCCTATTGGTCACTGGACAGCGCGCAGTTTTCGTGGATCGAAACTCCGGATTGGGACGTGGAAGAGTATGCGCTTTCGCGCGACGGGGCGTGGCTCGCATGGGTGATCAACGAGAACGGACTTTCCAGCCTGCAGGTTCGCAATCTGCGTCGCAACACGGATACGCCCGTTCAGCGCTTCCCGCGCGGCGTCATTCGTGATCTCACCTTTTCTCCCGACGGATCGCAATTGATCTATTCCTTCGCTTCATCGAAACGCGACTTCGACGTTTGGGTATACGAAACCTACGCCGACAAGCTCCATCAGGCAACTTTCAGCGCGGTCGGCGGGATCTCCCGCGAGTCGTTTGTCGAACCGCAGAACGTCGAATATGAGAGCTTCGACGGTCGTAAAATCCCTGC from bacterium harbors:
- a CDS encoding prolyl oligopeptidase family serine peptidase, translated to MIHFVRFGAVVALLTCIGVAAADEYSVLEYMSIHRAEKPSWQALGSEFAYLTNISGIPQVWRIASRTGYQHQLTFDTCGVSGCWWSPMDPSVMVIATPAVGGPSRLYRINPQGGQPSLIAGDGVNHCEFGCWAPDGLRLAYVVSSPNRPQIQVSEYLISEAKSVVLFEMTGMCVPVSYSQDNQLVLIERKQSVLDGDLLLYDRASGDIRGLTQHSGNIRFKSPKWDAKAAGFYFMTDQEREFMGLAYWSLDSAQFSWIETPDWDVEEYALSRDGAWLAWVINENGLSSLQVRNLRRNTDTPVQRFPRGVIRDLTFSPDGSQLIYSFASSKRDFDVWVYETYADKLHQATFSAVGGISRESFVEPQNVEYESFDGRKIPALWYTPVGSSQAKPAIVFLSDSPNDQARSDLSSQIQFFVSRGFAVLQPNVRGSSGYGKTYMSLDDGEQRTNSVQDVEYAAKWLASRSEVDAKKLVVFGCGYGGFLAFAALAESPKTWAAGVSVAGVTDLVSFIERAPAVKRTCREAEFGALSGQLEFLAGISPITRASNITSPLLVIEGRKDSRCPGMEGERLIEAVQAGNRSARFVRVDYDGCRPVGIKDRIASCAAVEEFLNEHVLKRKK
- the coaE gene encoding dephospho-CoA kinase (Dephospho-CoA kinase (CoaE) performs the final step in coenzyme A biosynthesis.) is translated as MMQPFLIGLTGEIGVGKSTVARALAELGAEIVVGDELGRSALEESLAILTRIRERFGGEVFATDGSLNRRALGKRVFSAAEDARWLTELTFPGIHALWREQVSRSRTDVLVLDAALIFEWGIEREFDLIVLVSADSESVLHRIERSGRLSRQEIQSRVAAQLSADVKRQKADIVLTNNGTFAELQHSVRELWQARIEPEIQRRRKQRDDTLR
- a CDS encoding S8 family serine peptidase — protein: MLIHRVCCAFSHPLRSLMLTALGFVLSLSAPVLASHSPGELIVRLAHPPVRNALDDVVSTGVRSIDSLVAARQITATTPYQTFARRFPRMESVLHMRMNPETDLDSLAAVLEADPGIEWVTLNHHYRLNRFESGGLDEGFRPDDSLFSVQWWLERMSVPLAWDISRGDSTIVIGIVDTGVDYLHPDLRANLWFNWAEKNGVPGEDDDDNGFVDDSIGWDFVDAPGLPAPGDYLARDNDPMDEMGHGTYVSGMASAVTDNGTCVAGVGFHCRIMALRTGNANGFLEEDDVAAAILYGAQMRANVLNMSFGDVVVSPLIRDAVQLAARERVVLLGSAGNANSQTIHYPSGFAEVIAVGATTQTDQRASFSNYGPSVDVMAPGYYIWSTILGGGCGEWIHPHGTSYAVALVSGVAGLMLAVNPDLGPNDVKQILRSTADDIGSRGWDPQTTNGRVNARRAVEQAAFGSSVVARITRPPMDAGLADDFEVYGEAWGGAFQSWSLSYGLGENPTSWERVNSGEVRTYGGLLGEVQIPTVDTVMILQLEARGFEGSRSVDNVHLYIQRTPPRVDSTRTRVMLDRDGYGQLVQVWTNQIGNASFLVTNARGDSLRQDLGYVTREHAGFLSQWEYDGDWMVRIRLENMAGLVTMTESFPFGIHDPPFSSNLWATTVTSLHQVSYLSSFLTDADCDGRPEVWRLPIGRPTLPRDMDVWEWTGTDFVVLPLRYGVHVPQAVGDADGDGLLEMMGDRSEITRIWEQRNTCDILDTLVFEDTTRFVGGGFLDLDVTDGHGEIVAEVFTDATGFRRPRFVIFAVDANYTLTAIDTIPNETYGDNSLGPPRLLVGDLDRDGQTDFLYGDYDGDLIFCERVNGRSVQKWSYRLPMNDATNWFDSGDFDGDGEKEIVAGCRSSALAATESTRRGLHWGYFIFECAGDDLFTPVDSLFVLGNENVITHHASVNSGDVNGDGRDEILISAYPDQYVVAWDPASGRYLPQWYYWPSESNVSLVADLDGDGTSEFLFNDGEQILRAVSTTISQARPRPPFALAGEPLGPSTLHLWWRAAANADSYRVYRAQVPPAFLPFSVTLDTQVVLENVPTNESFVYAVATVSSMYPSPESVLSNYVTLVANDPPTAEDTAKYFLPHFVHVRFSEPMGAAALRQGGYRLEDGRMPAVVMPGEGGRLISLSFDGFFDVGWHTLQLRELRDAQGSLLPADESPVVFEVIAASNEYPRLLANSIADGVRATSVELTFSEAMSPSVLQVVNYTMNHPRRVVAVDSLSTIRDRVRLHLDGRYPIGALGIVDTLWLSNITSDSGVLLNGTGSAWILLADTVSTISDAYVYPNPYRGIGPDGRGEGVMFAGLPEKATIRIFTLQGVQVRKIEHMNLIGGTIWDLTNETGNKIASGVYLYTIEAGDEKVRGKLAVTR